The following proteins come from a genomic window of Desulfurococcus sp.:
- a CDS encoding ATP-binding cassette domain-containing protein, protein MSDVAIEIKELSKIFPPRVIALDNVNLDVYKGEFLVILGPSGSGKTTLLRSIAGLENPRREASQ, encoded by the coding sequence ATGAGCGATGTCGCCATCGAGATTAAAGAGCTTTCAAAGATCTTTCCACCGAGAGTCATAGCACTAGATAACGTGAACTTAGATGTCTATAAGGGTGAATTCCTAGTAATCCTAGGCCCCTCAGGGTCAGGTAAGACAACACTTCTTAGAAGTATTGCTGGATTAGAAAACCCTCGAAGGGAAGCATCACAATAA